Proteins encoded in a region of the Papio anubis isolate 15944 chromosome 14, Panubis1.0, whole genome shotgun sequence genome:
- the EPAS1 gene encoding endothelial PAS domain-containing protein 1 yields MTADKEKKRSSSERRKEKSRDAARCRRSKETEVFYELAHELPLPHSVSSHLDKASIMRLAISFLRTHKLLSSVCSENESEAEADQQMDNLYLKALEGFIAVVTQDGDMIFLSENISKFMGLTQVELTGHSIFDFTHPCDHEEIRENLSLKNGSGFGKKSKDMSTERDFFMRMKCTVTNRGRTVNLKSATWKVLHCTGQVKVYNNCPPHNSLCGYKEPLLSCLIIMCEPIQHPSHMDIPLDSKTFLSRHSMDMKFTYCDDRITELIGYHPEELLGRSAYEFYHALDSENMTKSHQNLCTKGQVVSGQYRMLAKHGGYVWLETQGTVIYNPRNLQPQCIMCVNYVLSEIEKNDVVFSMDQTESLFKPHLMAMNSIFDSSGKGAVSEKSNFLFTKLKEEPEELAQLAPTPGDAIISLDFGNQNFEESSAYGKAILPPSQPWATELRSHSTQSEAGSLPAFTVPQAAAPGSTTPSATSSSSCSTPNSPEDYYTSLDNDLKIEVIEKLFAMDTEAKDQCSTQTDFNELDLETLAPYIPMDGEDFQLSPICPEERLLAENPQSTPQHCFSAMTNIFQPLAPVAPHSPFLLDKFQQQLESKKTEPEHRPMSSIFFDAGSKASLPPCCGQASTPLSSMGGRSNTQWPPDPPLHFGPTKWAVGDQRTEFLGAAPLGPPVSPPHVSTFKTRSAKGFGARGPDVLSPAMVALSNKLKLKRQLEYEEQAFQDLSGGDPPGGSTSHLMWKRMKNLRGGSCPLMPDKPLSANVPNGKFTQNPVRGLGHPLRHLPLPQPPSAVSPGENSKSRFPAQCYATQYQDYSLSSAHKVSGMASRLLGPSFESYLLPELTRYDCEVNVPVLGSSTLLQGGDLLRALDQAT; encoded by the exons TTTGCTCTGAAAATGAGTCTGAAGCTGAAGCTGACCAGCAGATGGACAACTTGTACCTGAAAGCCTTGGAGGGTTTCATTGCCGTGGTGACCCAAGATGGCGACATGATCTTTCTGTCAGAAAACATCAGCAAGTTCATGGGACTTACACAG GTGGAGCTAACAGGACATAGTATCTTTGACTTCACTCATCCCTGTGACCACGAGGAGATTCGTGAGAACCTGAGTCTCAAAAATG GCTCTGGTTttgggaaaaaaagcaaagacatgtCCACAGAGCGGGACTTCTTCATGAGGATGAAGTGCACGGTCACCAACAGAGGCCGTACTGTCAACCTCAAGTCAGCTACCTGGAAG GTCTTGCACTGCACGGGCCAAGTGAAAGTCTACAACAACTGCCCTCCTCACAATAGTCTGTGTGGCTACAAGGAGCCCCTGCTGTCCTGCCTCATCATCATGTGTGAACCGATCCAGCACCCATCCCACATGGACATTCCCCTGGACAGCAAGACCTTCCTGAGCCGCCACAGCATGGACATGAAGTTCACCTACTGTGATGACAG AATCACAGAACTGATTGGTTACCACCCTGAGGAGCTGCTTGGCCGCTCAGCCTATGAATTCTACCATGCGCTAGACTCCGAGAACATGACCAAGAGTCACCAGAACT TGTGCACCAAGGGCCAGGTGGTAAGTGGCCAGTACCGGATGCTCGCAAAGCATGGGGGCTACGTGTGGCTGGAAACCCAGGGGACAGTCATCTACAACCCTCGCAACCTGCAGCCCCAGTGCATCATGTGTGTCAACTATGTTCTGAG TGAGATTGAGAAGAATGACGTGGTGTTCTCCATGGACCAGACGGAATCCCTGTTCAAGCCCCACCTGATGGCCATGAACAGCATCTTTGATAGCAGTGGCAAGGGGGCTGTGTCTGAGAAGAGTAACTTCCTATTCACCAAGCTAAAGGAGGAGCCTGAGGAGCTGGCCCAGCTGGCTCCCACCCCAGGAGACGCTATCATCTCTCTGGATTTCG GGAATCAGAACTTCGAGGAGTCCTCAGCCTATGGCAAGGCCATCCTGCCCCCGAGCCAGCCGTGGGCCACAGAGTTGAGGAGCCACAGCACCCAGAGCGAGGCTGGGAGCCTGCCTGCCTTCACCGTGCCCCAGGCAGCCGCCCCGGGCAGCACCACCCCCAGtgccaccagcagcagcagctgctccaCG CCCAATAGCCCTGAAGACTATTATACATCTTTGGATAACGACCTGAAGATTGAAGTGATTGAGAAGCTCTTCGCCATGGACACAGAGGCCAAGGACCAATGCAGTACCCAG ACGGATTTCAATGAGCTGGACTTGGAGACACTGGCACCCTATATTCCCATGGACGGGGAAGACTTCCAGCTGAGCCCCATCTGCCCCGAGGAGCGGCTCTTGGCGGAGAACCCACAGTCCACCCCCCAGCACTGCTTCAGTGCCATGACAAACATCTTCCAGCCACTGGCCCCTGTAGCCCCGCACAGTCCCTTCCTCCTGGACAAGTTTCAGCAGCAGCTGGAGAGCAAGAAGACAGAGCCCGAGCACCGGCCCATGTCCTCCATCTTCTTTGATGCTGGAAGCAAAgcatccctgccaccatgctgtGGCCAGGCCAGCACCCCTCTCTCTTCCATGGGGGGCAGATCCAATACCCAGTGGCCCCCAGATCCACCATTACATTTTGGGCCCACAAAGTGGGCCGTCGGGGATCAGCGCACAGAGTTCTTGGGAGCGGCACCATTGGGGCCCCCTGTCTCCCCGCCCCATGTCTCCACATTCAAGACAAG GTCTGCAAAGGGTTTTGGGGCTCGAGGCCCAGACGTGCTGAGCCCGGCCATGGTAGCCCTCTCCAACAAGCTGAAGCTGAAGCGACAGCTGGAGTATGAAGAGCAAGCCTTCCAGGACCTGAGTGGG GGGGACCCACCTGGTGGCAGCACTTCCCATTTGATGTGGAAACGGATGAAGAACCTCAGGGGTGGGAGCTGCCCTTTGATGCCGGACAAGCCACTGAGCGCAAATGTCCCCAATG GTAAGTTCACCCAAAATCCTGTGAGGGGCCTGGGCCATCCCCTGAGACATCTGCCACTGCCACAGCCTCCATCTGCCGTCAGTCCCGGGGAGAACAGCAAGAGCAGGTTCCCCGCACAGTGCTATGCCACGCAGTACCAGGACTACAGCCTGTCGTCAGCCCACAAGGTGTCAG GCATGGCAAGCCGGCTGCTCGGGCCCTCGTTTGAGTCCTACCTGCTGCCTGAACTGACCAGATATGACTGTGAGGTGAACGTGCCCGTGCTGGGAAGCTCCACGCTCCTGCAAGGAGGGGACCTCCTCAGAGCCCTGGACCAGGCCACCTGA